Proteins co-encoded in one Sporosarcina sp. FSL K6-1522 genomic window:
- a CDS encoding DNA-3-methyladenine glycosylase: protein MYTPVDKSFFEAPVLELAQKLLGQYIVHEQPSVALVARIVETEAYQGPEDRAAHSFGGRRTKRTDVMFGEAGLVYTYRMHTHTLINVVSGSLETPHAILIRGVEPIEGLEQMKENRGAQLKMTDWTNGPGKLTKALGITMEYYGHHWSDKPLFIAEGPGVSEIIAGPRVGIGNSGEAVHYPWRFYEKDNPFVSKYRA, encoded by the coding sequence ATGTACACACCAGTCGATAAAAGCTTTTTCGAAGCGCCTGTATTGGAACTGGCACAAAAGTTACTTGGGCAGTATATCGTTCATGAACAACCAAGTGTGGCGCTTGTGGCACGTATTGTTGAAACGGAAGCCTATCAAGGGCCGGAAGATCGTGCGGCGCATAGTTTTGGAGGTCGTCGAACGAAGCGAACGGACGTGATGTTTGGTGAAGCAGGGCTTGTCTATACGTATAGGATGCATACACATACGCTGATTAATGTTGTTAGTGGTTCTCTTGAGACGCCACATGCGATTTTAATCCGCGGGGTTGAACCTATTGAAGGGCTTGAACAGATGAAAGAAAATCGTGGCGCTCAATTGAAAATGACAGATTGGACGAATGGGCCTGGGAAATTGACGAAGGCGCTGGGCATCACGATGGAGTATTACGGTCACCATTGGTCAGATAAGCCGCTTTTCATCGCTGAAGGACCGGGTGTAAGCGAAATTATTGCGGGGCCGCGTGTAGGAATTGGGAATTCAGGAGAGGCGGTTCATTATCCGTGGCGATTTTACGAGAAGGATAATCCGTTTGTGTCGAAATATCGTGCGTGA